The nucleotide sequence CGCCGTTCATCACCAGCCTGGGTCTGAGGCCCCTAAAGACGACGCTCTACCCGCAAGTCAACGCGACGCAGGGGCTTGTTCTTATCACCAGGTCCAGCTTTGGCACTAATAAGACCGTGAGGTAAGGAAATACATGAGCAGACTAGGATTTTCCGAAGTCCAACATTCAATCAATCATGCATGcatcttactccctccgttcctaaacatAGGTTTTTTTTAGTGCTTTCAAAtaaactacaacatacggatgtatatagacatattttagagtgtactttcattcattttgctttgtatgtagtcccttgttgaaatctctaaaaaaagttatatttaggaacggaggcggTAATTAATACGAGTAGCACGTAGGGTAACCTAGCTAAGAAGCACATGCAGGTACCCGGACGATGCCTACGACCGGGTATGGCTCCCGTGGACCAAGCCGCATTCGGaccaaagttttaaatagcgcgctaagcctcTTAGCGGTGGACCTCTTttaaatgctatagcgtgctataatGGAGCTATAGCGAGCTATTTAAAATGTTTGCTCAAGTGTTTGAACAAAATACTCTTAGCGTGGGACCTCTTCTAAACGCTATAGCATACTATAGCGGaactatagcgggctatttaaaaccATGATTCGGACGAGTGGTTGGAGATCTCAACGGCCGAGAACGTGGAAGACAACCTCGAAAGCTTCGAGGTGCCCTCCGCCGTGATGCGCACCGCCATCACGTCCGCCAACGCCTCCTCCCCCGTCCGCTTCTCGTGGGACGCGGTGCGGAATGCCAACTACCACGTCCCCGGGTACTCCTGGATGCTCTACTTCGCGGAGCTGCAGAAGGACGCCGTGCGCGGGTTCTACATCACCACCAACGGCGAGCTCTCGTACCCGCACGTCATGACGCCGGCGTACCTGGCAATGGACGCCATCTTCCAGCGCAAACCTGTCCATGGCTTCGACCGGTACGACATCTCGCTGAACGCCACCGCGAACTCGACGCTCCCGCCGATCATCAACGCCGTCGAGGTCTTCTCGGTCCTCCCTACCACCGGCGTAGCCACGGCCGCTCAGGATGGTAACCGGCTATTACTTTCAGATACATACATTACATATGGGATCATGAAGCTAGCTAGCCAGCAAATGAATTTCAGCAGCTGATTTAGGTCGCTTATAATAACTTAATTTGTGTGTTGCTACTGAGAAATGCAACAGTTTCTGCCGTCACGGCGGTCAGAGACAAGTACCGGGTGAAAAAGAACTGGATGGGGGATCCCTGCGCGCCGAGGAAATTCGCGTGGGATGGATTGAGTTGCAACTACGCTGTTTCGGGACCACCAACTGTCAAAGGCTTGTGAGTTAATTATCTTGGACGAAGAAATGGTCCAGCAAATTCTAGAATTATTATCTGAACTGTTGTATACATACACTGCAGGAATCTGTCTTCAATGGGTCTGAGTGGCAATATCTCGTCTTCTTTTGGGAATCTCAAAGGTTTACAATACTTGTAAGGAAACTACCAAACCATTCCATACTGGAGTAGATGTTTTTTTGTAGGGTGACTAAGTTATTTATCCTAGAACTTAATTACATTTGGCAGGGATTTGTCTCGCAACAACCTCACCGGCTCCATTCCTGACACACTTTCACAATTGTCATCGCTTACACTTCTGTTAGTAACTAATCTCTTATATTTTTAGTTTTTTACCACTACTTGTTTCCTTTGTGTATAAAATGATGTTGCAGCCAAACTTCTGCAACTTTGACTTTTTAACATATAAAAAGGTGAAAGGTATTCAAATTGATTGGGTGATAACAAATTATATGATTGAATTTGTAACAAAATATACTTTCAGGATACTTTAAGTTTTTTGTTTTTACTAACATCTTCATATGAGGATTATCAGACATAAATACATATCAGGGACTCGTGATGTTTTAGCTTTGTCCTGAATTAACATCATATGATTATAGTTTTTTTCAGATTCATCTCCCAATACATATTCATCATTTGTTTTGACGTGCAACAGTATTTTGTTTCATTTTCTCGCTTATTATTTGACAGGAAAACACTATATATAGTGATAGTACGTACTAGGACACTATCTTGACTTCTTTTCCCTTCTTCTAGTGATTTGACAGGAAACCGGCTTACAGGAGAAATTCCTTCCATGCTTCTGAAAAGAAGCCAAGATGGCTTCTTAACTCTGAGGTTAGTGCCCCACTAGCATCTGGATTTCTGCAATTATTTTCGACATGGTTTTCACTTTCTTAGATGAAGGCAGGCATGCTGTTCAGAATATGGATGTAGCTTCTCATTCTTCGTTTTACTAGATATGATAACAATCCGGACCTCTGCAGCAATGgcaattcttgtgttcctccaaaGAAGAAGGGCAATTCAATGGTTCCTGTCTATGTTGCTATTCCAATAGTTGCAGTACCCGTGATTGTGTTGCTTTTAGTGCTGCTCATTTGCATGCGAAGGAGAAAGCAAGGTGAGAGACTTGACTGAAACATAGAAGTTTACATTTCTGAATGTAAGTATGAAATGATTAAGGGGCCTTAGTTTGCGTGATTGGTTTCTTAAGGAACAGCAAGCAACAGCATCAAGCCGCAGAATGAGACACGCTTTACCCCGTCGCACTCTTGGAATAGAAACAAAGACAGCTCACTGCAACTGAACAACCAGCGGTTCACGTACGAGGAAATAAAGGTCATAACGAACAACTTCCAGCGAGTGATCGGCCAAGGAGGGTTTGGTAAAGTCTATGATGGATTCTTGGAGAATGGCACCCAGGTGGCTGTCAAGCTTCGATCTGAGTCATCAGCTCAAGGTGTACAAGAGTTCCTGGTCGAGGTAAGATTTGCTCAAGTATATATATGCAAGTTTTCTTCTCCATTTGGTATGCATTGATCTTTGTTGGTTCAGGCTCAGACATTGGCTAAGATTCATCACAAAAATCTTGTAACCATGATTGGCTACTGCAACGATAGAGATCACCTAGCCCTCGTGTACGAGTACATGTCCGAAGGAGCCCTACATGAACATCTGAGAGGTATGTAAATTACCCGAGTGTGCACACTTGAAGAACATTTGGTATCAATTAAGAATATCATAAGACCTAAGGACCCAAAGAATTGTAGGAATATCTGCCAAATATATTATTCATCTGACGATCTTTCTGCAGGCAGACACCACGACACAACATTAACCTGGGCACAGAGACTTTGTATTGCACAGGAATCCGCACAAGGTAAGCTGTTAAATTCAGATTATTCTTCATGACATTTCACTTGGAAGCTAGAAAGCTCTGTGATGTTGGATGTGTCCATCCTAGCTATGCATAGGCCGGGTATATGCTCATTGTGTTTTGTATCACCTTGATGCTTCACTAAACgccctttttcaaaaaaaaaatattgGATAATTATTTCATGCCGGTGCACACAAGGGCTGCAATCCACCCCTCATCCATAGGGACGTGAAAACATCAAACATCTTGCTAAATGCGAACCTTGAGGCCAAGATTGC is from Triticum aestivum cultivar Chinese Spring chromosome 1B, IWGSC CS RefSeq v2.1, whole genome shotgun sequence and encodes:
- the LOC123096617 gene encoding putative leucine-rich repeat receptor-like protein kinase At2g19210; the encoded protein is MHELIQLHNAYCVLVLTCIYVGFITIDCGLPENSPGYMDNITKLRATGDAGFTNAGTNHNISTEYITPTMGWTWHTVRSFPIGVRNCYTIRPVGSAGPNYLIRAFFMYGNYDGLDRLPIFDIYLGVNYWKTVNITGADIPLIVEVIAYVYGGIVQVCLVNTGSGTPFITSLGLRPLKTTLYPQVNATQGLVLITRSSFGTNKTVRYPDDAYDRVWLPWTKSDEWLEISTAENVEDNLESFEVPSAVMRTAITSANASSPVRFSWDAVRNANYHVPGYSWMLYFAELQKDAVRGFYITTNGELSYPHVMTPAYLAMDAIFQRKPVHGFDRYDISLNATANSTLPPIINAVEVFSVLPTTGVATAAQDVSAVTAVRDKYRVKKNWMGDPCAPRKFAWDGLSCNYAVSGPPTVKGLNLSSMGLSGNISSSFGNLKGLQYLDLSRNNLTGSIPDTLSQLSSLTLLDLTGNRLTGEIPSMLLKRSQDGFLTLRYDNNPDLCSNGNSCVPPKKKGNSMVPVYVAIPIVAVPVIVLLLVLLICMRRRKQGTASNSIKPQNETRFTPSHSWNRNKDSSLQLNNQRFTYEEIKVITNNFQRVIGQGGFGKVYDGFLENGTQVAVKLRSESSAQGVQEFLVEAQTLAKIHHKNLVTMIGYCNDRDHLALVYEYMSEGALHEHLRGRHHDTTLTWAQRLCIAQESAQGRVYAHCGCNPPLIHRDVKTSNILLNANLEAKIADFGLLKAFNCDDDTHVSTARLVGTHGYIAPEYLTTLQPTNKTDVYSFGVVLLEIVTGQPHILSNPEPSSITKWVQERLSQGNIEGVVDARMHGEHDINSVWKAAGTALKCTEQTPAQRPTMTEVVVQLQECLELETARCSGGSTNPKFYMASSSDPFSSYNPYATNQSASVSHSNDVFEVERLGRAPTMTTGPVAR